Proteins encoded by one window of Lemur catta isolate mLemCat1 chromosome 12, mLemCat1.pri, whole genome shotgun sequence:
- the ELOVL7 gene encoding elongation of very long chain fatty acids protein 7, giving the protein MAFSDLTSRTVRLYDNWIKDADPRVEDWLLMSSPLPQTIILGLYVYFVTSLGPKLMENRKPFELKRAMITYNVFIVLLSVYMCYEFVMSGWGTGYSFRCEIVDYSRSPTALRMAHTCWLYYFSKFIELLDTVFFVLRKKNSQVTFLHVFHHTTVPLTWWFGVKFAAGGLGTFHAFVNSAVHVIMYTYYGICALGPAYQKYLWWKKYVTSLQLVQFLIVTIHVGQFFFMEDCKYQFPIFLYIIMSYGCIFLLLFLHFWYCAYTKGQRLPKTVKNGNYKNKDH; this is encoded by the exons ATGGCCTTCAGCGATCTTACATCGAGGACTGTACGTCTTTATGATAATTGGATCAAAGATGCTG aTCCAAGAGTTGAAGATTGGCTCCTCATGTCCTCGCCTCTGCCACAAACCATCATCCTGGGACTCTATGTCTATTTTGTCACTTCTCTGGGACCAAAGCTCATGGAGAATCGAAAGCCCTTTGAACTCAAGAGAGCAATGATAACATACAATGTTTTCATAGTACTCCTTTCTGTGTATATGTGTTATGAG TTTGTGATGTCTGGCTGGGGTACAGGTTATTCATTTCGATGTGAAATTGTTGACTATTCACGGTCACCGACAGCTTTGCGG ATGGCACATACCTGCTGGCTTTATTACTTCTCCAAATTTATTGAGCTTTTAGATACT gtCTTTTTTGTTCTGCGTAAGAAAAATAGCCAAGTGACTTTCCTTCATGTCTTCCATCATACCACCGTGCCATTGACCTGGTGGTTTGGAGTCAAATTTGCTGCAG gtGGTTTGGGAACATTCCATGCCTTTGTAAATTCAGCTGTGCATGTAATCATGTATACCTACTATGGAATATGTGCATTGGGACCTGCCTACCAGAAGTACTTGTGGTGGAAAAAATATGTGACTTCATTACAGCTT GTCCAGTTTCTTATTGTCACCATCCACGTAGGCCAGTTCTTTTTCATGGAGGATTGCAAGTACCAGTTCCCAATCTTTCTGTACATCATTATGAGTTATGGGTGCATCTTTCTGctgctttttctccatttttggtACTGTGCTTATACCAAAGGTCAGAGGCTgcccaaaactgtg